GAAGCTGTTAAACAAGGTTCTGCCACAGTCGGTCTGAAGTCAAAAACCCATGCAGTGTTAGTAGCGTTGAAAGTAAGTAAAGTAATTCTTATATCTTTCTCCTTTAGAAATACCAAATGTAAATTTTACCACATATTCAGTAAAGTTGTAACcttatttttatgtcttataATGTCTCTAGAGGGCACAGTCAGAACTTGCAgctcatcagaaaaaaattctccATGTTGACAACCATATTGGTATCTCAATTGCGGGGCTTACTGCTGATGCTAGACTGTTGTGGTGAGTATGAtcatgaaaaacaaaggaaacatcCCTTTTGATTCGTAATTGATTACTTTTCTAGAAAAGATCCATATAAGATATTTAGGAAGTTGTCTGCCAGAATATTTGTGAGTGAATACCTAAAAGTAGGTTTGGGTTAGCTGCTAATATTCCATTTCTTAGCCTCTGTCATAGTGACTTATAGAATtaaactattttgttttcttttgtttttttgagacaagatctcactttgttgcccgggCTGGAGTGCAATAGTATGAACGTAGCTCCCTGTAACCTCGAATTTTTGTGCtcagcaattctcctacctcagccttgaatagctgggactggctaattttttcattttctgtataaatgaggtcttattctgttgttcaggctggtctccaactcctggcctcaagcaatcctaccttagccttccaaagcactgagattataggcatgagccaccacatccagacTAATAGTAACACTTTTGAGAATGATGTGATATTGTTAATGTAGTGTATATTATTTGAAACCATGTTGTGTCTAAGAAGAGATCCATCCTTTTGTGTAGTTTCTAAGGATGAGCTGAACCACATTTGCTTTCTTTAATACATCAGTATttattagacatttattttttgcagtgctCAATACTGGATACTGTAGGGTATACAAAGGTGACTCAGGCATGGATCTTGTCTTCAAGGAACTTAAAATCTGATTTATCTAAAAGGCAAAGTAGAAAGAATAGAATAACAGGTAAATTTCTGTGGGAGTCTGGAAAAGATAAAGATTATTTCTTGTTGAGAGGCATTGTATAAAGAAAGAGGTGGGACTTTGAAATCACATAGATTGAGTTCTTACCTTCACTGCTTGGTATCTGAGATTGGACTAATTACTTAAatactcagttttgttggatattttctttttaaggttatTATTGTTAGCCTGTCATATAGAGCACCTGACACAATGTTTTTTACATAGTATATATGTGTGTTGGAGGTGAAAGGTAGTTAGTCCAGACTAATCCTTAAGTTTGTTATGTGTTTAGGGAAGAAAGGATGTTAAAAGTAAAGGTGGATAGTAATGCTGCTATTCAAGATTTTTCATTTATCTAGCCACTCCATTGCTGCTTAAGTCAGTAATATAGTATAGTGATAGCATTATGGGTTTCTTTCTACTCTTAAcataaaatgtgttatattttcaaacttttatttaaCCCACTCTAAAATACTGCCGTGCCAGCATGTATTCATTCAGTATAAAAACTTTTAATATAAAGGAAGTATTGTACATTTGGGAGATACTAAGTCTTTGAAGTTTGCTGTGTATTTAGTACTTAGAGTACATCTCAATTCAGTCTAGCTACTTTTCAAGTATTCAAGAGCCACGTGTGATTATTGCCTACCATATGGGCTAGTGTAGTTTTAGACAGCATTGGGAAATGGACTTAAATAAAAGTAGAGAACAAATAGTTTGGTTTCTCCAATATTTATCATCAGCTGTGACATACATTTAGTGGACAAAGaaacatggaaagaaaggaacataaTTCATTTCTTGTTTATCCTCTTTAATTGGCATgattccctttttccttttcttgattttCAGATTTAACAGTGAGACTCACCAGTGTCTAATTTCCCTTCCAGAGAGCTGCTTACAAATAGAAGTAACAATGGGAGGAACATGTAAAGATGTCCTCTGCGATAGATTCTATTTCTTGCACTTTAGTGAGGAAATTTTGGTCTGttttcaagaaggaaaaaaaaatggttcaagACCTGGAAGTAAGACAAACTTACTGACAGTAGGAAGGATAAGAGAAGAGAGAttactctttttctcttgctcagtcttctgttttctttgctcTGAGACAAAGATTTTCTAGAACTGTGgaatattttagtcttttttacaAACCTCATCTAGCCCCAGAGTTTGGCACAGAAATGCGTCCATGTGGCcacatatttctttcctttctgatttcCTAAAGTAGATGTCCATGTAATGTTTGGAAAAAAGCAAAGTGAAATCAAACTACTTTATTTATTGAGTTAACTGTCTGATttgaaatcattcttttttcatgtttcttttttagtaattttatgcGCCAGGAGTGTTTGGATTCCAGATTTGTATTTGACAGACCACTGCCTGTGTCTCGTCTTGTATCTCTAATTGGAAGCAGTATCCTTTTTATGTTAGCATTTATGGGTATGAATATTAAAGGGTTTTGGTACTTAATCCTTGTGTTAATTATTAGAAATATGATAATACATAACATAGGTAAgattataaaaactttttttacctggagacaggttctcactctgtcttcaaaactagagtgcagcggtgtcatcatagctcactgcaacctcaaactcctgagctcaagtgatcctccagtcttagcctcccaagcagctgggactataggtgcatgcctggcctcaagcaatccttctgccttagcctcccaaagtgctgggattataatgtgagccactatgcctggtcaTATTATAATAACTTTAAATAATTGGGTTGTTCTTTCTTTAGCCTTTGTAAGCAATTGACACATTCCAGGCATGGATAAGCCCAATATTGGAAAATTatccaaactttatttttagaaggGACTTAAAGTTTCTTATTGGTTCTAGATATTCCCAAAAGTCCTGGACCCCTTATGTCCAAAGCAGATGAGATTCTATGTGTACTGAGATCATTTTGCTAGCACTCATCTTGGGATCAGAAAgtcaaatattttgtaatattaggCCAAGGAAATACtgtcctatttttttcttcctctggtaTATTAGGCAACAATTAAGGAAACAACCAGAGGCCTTTGTTATAATGTTTAATTTGAAGATAAAGATTATACTTTATTCTTCGTTAGAACAAGTTCTTTAACTAGTTTAAGAGACGCAGATACCAACACAACGTTATGGCCGGAGACCATATGGTGTTGGGCTACTTATTGCTGGTTATGATGTAAGTTCACAGAATATTGTTATATTTTCCAAGATTTTTGAAAActaactagaatttttttttattttttagcttaaaGTCAAGAATTAtgggtgcatttttttttctgttcgtAGGATATGGGCCCTCACATTTTCCAAACTTGTCCATCTGCTAACTATTTTGACTGCCGAGCTATGTCCATTGGAGCTCGTTCTCAATCAGCTCGTACTTACTTGGAGAGACATATGTCTGAATTTATGGAGTGTAAGtcatgccttttttttcttgggggtggggtgttgCCTCCAATCTTTATATAGTGATTAAACATGGTATCCTAAATGAAAACATCTATTAGCATTAtagaaaaagttctttttttttttaaataaagcctaTGTAATGTTTATTGTTTCTGTCACATACTAGTTTTTACTCCTGGTTACCACAGTACTTTCAATCACCAACAGAACTTTGTCAAAACATAAATGTATCCCCAGCCCTGAAAATTCTTGATTTACTTGGTCTAAAGTGTATCTCAGCCACAGTGGAGGACCACTATACTAGCTACCAATTATAAGTAATACTTACAACTTTTAGTTTTCTGTGATTCTGTTCTTATTTTAAGCCACATAGTGGCTTTCTACATAAGTAGTACAACAAGTAAAAAGGCAGTGTAgctaaaaagaaatgtaaaagaagtAAGATTGGATGATAGGGCAGGTTTTTAAATGCTTTGCTTCACATTGGAAGGAGGATTAGTATCaggtcttttatattttttatcttaatcTGTTTTCTTGTGGCATAATAGCATTTTATGGTAGAAATATTTGGGGCTCAGTGAATGCAGAGAAAATGATTGTCTTAATATTAATCAAAGCAAACTATGTTGTAGGATTATAATAACTTTAAATTTGAGAAGTGGAAATTCCAACCAATAAatttttggctatttttattaACCTAAGTTTAGTGTATAACTAAAACCCACAATTTGAGACTGTAGACTTGATAAATAAAAGAAGCCTAGGATGACAATGAAATTGAGAAGTAATTGTTAATTTATTACATATAGGCAATTTAAATGAACTGGTTAAACATGGTCTGCGTGCCTTGAGAGAGACACTTCCTGCAGAGCAGGACCTAACTACAAAGGTAAATATCGTGTTTTCCAATTGTAGATATTAACACTACTGTTTAATCCTTTATTGCATAAATGTAAACAATAGAGGAGTGGGATGGGGTTGTTTGCCTCATTTCCTTTAAGCTATTCACTAAGGAATCTCATtttgaaatgtcatttttttttttttttggtagagacagagtctcactttatggcccttggtagagtgccgtggcctcacacagctcacagcaacctccaactcctgggcttaagcgattctcttgcctcagcctcccaaatagctgggactacaggcacccgccacaacgcccggctatgaaatgtcatttttaaacatttctttttggcataaaacaataaaaccagGAAGTCTCATATAGAATGTCCTTTTTTTCGGTTGATAGGGATATCTTTGTATTATTAATTTGGTTAACGAAAATGTATGTAATAAGCACCTATGTTGTACAGGCACTTGCTAGGCAGTAAGAATATCGTAAACACAACAAACCCCTTGACCGTTACAGAACATACATTCTACTGGGGGGTAGGTATGATATACAAATAAGTAAACTAGTATATTAGGTGataaatgctatgtaaaaaataaaatgggctaAGAGGAGAAAGTAACCAATTGGGATGTAGGTAGGTGGTATGGTAGATATAATCTAAAATAGGGTGGTCAAAGATGACCTCACCAAGATAGTGACATTTGAGGAAAAGATCTAAAGGAGGTGAGTGAGCCATGCAGATGTCTAGAGTAAGATTATTCTAGGGAATACAAATACAAAGGTTCTGAGGTCAGAAGTTCCTAGTATTCCAGGCAAGGAGGCCAGTATTGGTGGTCAGCAatcaaaaggaagaagagaaggaaagaaaccagTGAGGTATTGAAGACTAGATTCTGTATTAACAAACCACTGTAGGTACTTTGCCTTTTACTGAGTGGATTGTTAATGAGTTTGAGCAGAGGAATACTGTGATTTGGTTTAGGTTTTAAGAGAGACACCCTGGTTGGCATTTTAACAACAGATTATAGTGAGGCATGAGTGAAAATAGTTTCTAGGCTGTTACAGTAATTCAGGTGAGAGGTGATAGTGACTAGAGTAAAGGATAgagttagggatgatgagcagtgGGTCGGTTGTGGCATGTCTTTTGAATTTAGAGCCAAAaagatttgttaaaaaaatttattatcatAGGACATGATGGAAGGGCATAATGTCTCCAAGGCTTTTGGCCTGGTTAATTAGAAGGGaagatttatgttttaaaatgatttatgttttgAAATGGATAAGATAGTGGAAAGGTTTGGGAGCAGGGCTTGGGGAGGAAGATCAGGCAGTTAATTTTGAACATGTAAATTTGAAATGCCTATTGTTTGGCCAGTTGGTGAAATAGAGTAAGCACTTATCAGCACTCCTAGGAGTTCCATGGAGAGAGGTCCAGCCtagattaaataataattttttgatcATTTATATAGAAATGGCATTTGGAGTCTGGACTGGATGAGATTCCTAAAGGAATCAAATAGTTAGAACAAATGGTTTGAGAACTGGGCCACAGGTTTTGCAATTAAGAGACAAGTAGGTATCAGCAAAAGAGAATGAGAATGATGGCCAAAGAGTTAGGAGGAAAACTTGGGAAATGAAGTATCCTTGAAAGCAAATGAAGAGAAACTTTCAAGGATGAGGTAATAAAAAACTGCTAGTAGATCAAGGAAGTTATGGATTGAGAATTAACCATTAGATTATAATGATGTTGTCTTAGAGGACTTTATAAGATGGTCCTAATGGAATGGTTAGAGCAAAAGCTTGATAGGAATGATACCAAGCAAGAATGAGAATAAAAGAATTGGAACTAGCTCTTTGGAGGAGATCTTCTACTGAGGGTCCAGAGAAATGGAGTAGTGGGTGGAAGAGGCTGTAGTGAAGGGtttttgttactttattttttaaggtggAAGTAATTGCATCATATTTGCTTCATGATTATAAGAATACTCCAGTGTAAAGAGAAGTATTTATGTGGGAGAAATATGAGAAAAACTGCTAGTACAGTGTCCTTTAATTCAGGTGGAAGGATTGGCCTTTGACAGGAAATTCATTCATAGTTACAGGAAATTCATTCATAGAAATTCATTCTAGATTCTCTAGAAGAAAGAATCTAGAGACATAGACAAAGGAAAGAGGGGACACAGTGGGAACCTGTGAAAGTTCTCTTCCagttgcttctgttttctcagtgCAATAGGAACGTTTTCAGCTGCAAGGAGAACAGAAAATGTTAGAAGTAGTTATCAAAGAGAAGGGGAGATTGAATGATATAGGAACTGGTACAGTATGATCCAGGAACCACTAAGGCCTACTTAGTGGATCATTAAGGATCATTAAGTAAAGTGACATTAGTCAGCATtgtaaagctattttttttatagtgATGAGATGATTATTATTTAGTATCTATGTGAAGAGTTTATAGCCTGCATGATCTTTGCTAAACAGTGTTTCTAAATGACATAGACCTTTGGGGCTACTCatgataataaaaaatgaatattaaatctACAAATGGCAGAGGTCTACttgtttctttctccctttttttctacatgtaagtaatttttaaagtctTATTCATGtgctatatacatttttaatctgCTTGTTTCACCAATattttttcatacacatttttcCAACCTAAGttgtcaattttttatttttacttttttccccctcagaATGTTTCCATTGGAATTGTTGGCAAAGACTTGGAATTTACGatctatgatgatgatgatgtgtcTCCATTCTTGGAAGGTCTTGAAGAAAGGCCTCAGAGAAAGGCACAGGTATATAACTAATAACATGAAAAGATTTAGttctagccaggtgtggtggctcacacctctaatcttagcactttgggaggctgaaccaggtggttgcttgacctcaggagttcgagaccagcctgagcaagagcaaaaccctgtctctacaaaaaatagaaaaattaaccaggtgttagtggttgcctgtagttccagctactcaggtggctgaggcaagagattgctcgaacccaagagtgtgaggttgcagtgatctatgatgccatggcactctaccttgggtaacagagtaagactcttatctcaaaaggacaaaaaaaagcTTTAATTTGGGCAGcgctatggctcaaaggggtagggtgctggccccatatgccggaggtggcgggttcaaacccagccctggccaaaagctgcaaaaaaaagaaaaaagctttaaTTCTATCATAAGCTGCTGTTTCTACCACAACTGTGTATGTAAGtctatcatttttatctttaattattgAGATAGGCCCAGAATTCTCCTACTGCAGTAGGAAAATTAAGAACGGAGTAAAATTAAGAATGGAGGGGCAGTGATGTCTATAACACAGAAAGGGAAAAGAGTTGATTATTAGGTTATTGTGATAAGCCACCTCAAACAACAAACAGTTCTCTCATTTTGTGGGTGACTGAGTGGGTGACCAGCTCAGCTGCCTGGCTCTTTTGCTGGTCTCACTTGGGTTTGCCAAACATTGCAGTCAGGTGTGGTGTGGGGCTGGCACATCCAAGATGACTTTACCTCACATCTCCTAGGTGTCTTAGAGAAGCTGCTGGAAGGCTGGGACCTCTGCTAGGATGACTGAGCCTCTGTCCTCATAGTCTCAGGGCCTCTTCTTCAACAAGGTCTCTCTAGCAAGGTGGCAGCTCAGGGTTTGCAAAAGTGAAAGCTGCCAAGCATTCTGAAAGCTGAGATCCAGGACTGGCACAGCATCACTTCTGCACTTTCCAACAGTTAAAGCAAGTCAGAGGGCCAGTGTAGATTCTATATGACTGGGGACTGGGAGAAGTGGTTCACTGCAGGCCAGCTTCGAACACTAAGATCACTAAGATGGGTCTTCCCAAATAGGGAGAAAAGCATCAAGAAGTGTGGGTGAATCTCATGTTAAACATGAGTCCTTTTCCTGCATGTTTAGAATGCCCATTTGCTTTTATTGATGCTTATTTGATAGCTAtgtaattgaaaattaaaaagtagtacagaaatttcttttacagcatgagtttttttaaacttgaaaagGGTATTACTGATAGTGTTGCGGGGGGAGCAAGATTTACATTATTTAAACTACTGTTGGGAAGAGCTAGCACTGTTGGGAGTATGCTGTGGAGTGCCACAAACACAGCTGGTACATTTGCTTGCATCTTTGCTGTTTCATTGGTGGTAAAGGGGAAAAGAATGTCGAAAAAGTGCTGATTGTATTTTCGCCATGGTAGTGATGATGTAAGGAAGGCTTTTACTCTTGAGCAAAGTAAAGTATGGTAAAACAGTG
This is a stretch of genomic DNA from Nycticebus coucang isolate mNycCou1 chromosome 14, mNycCou1.pri, whole genome shotgun sequence. It encodes these proteins:
- the PSMA1 gene encoding proteasome subunit alpha type-1 isoform X2, whose amino-acid sequence is MFRNQYDNDVTVWSPQGRIHQIEYAMEAVKQGSATVGLKSKTHAVLVALKRAQSELAAHQKKILHVDNHIGISIAGLTADARLLCNFMRQECLDSRFVFDRPLPVSRLVSLIGSKTQIPTQRYGRRPYGVGLLIAGYDDMGPHIFQTCPSANYFDCRAMSIGARSQSARTYLERHMSEFMECNLNELVKHGLRALRETLPAEQDLTTKLVQPADEPAEEKADEPMEH
- the PSMA1 gene encoding proteasome subunit alpha type-1 isoform X1 gives rise to the protein MFRNQYDNDVTVWSPQGRIHQIEYAMEAVKQGSATVGLKSKTHAVLVALKRAQSELAAHQKKILHVDNHIGISIAGLTADARLLCNFMRQECLDSRFVFDRPLPVSRLVSLIGSKTQIPTQRYGRRPYGVGLLIAGYDDMGPHIFQTCPSANYFDCRAMSIGARSQSARTYLERHMSEFMECNLNELVKHGLRALRETLPAEQDLTTKNVSIGIVGKDLEFTIYDDDDVSPFLEGLEERPQRKAQLVQPADEPAEEKADEPMEH